The genomic stretch ACCGCCCCGCACTCCCCGCTGCTGGACCGCCTGCCGGAGATCCTGACGGACGGGCCGTCGCGGCACCGCTCCTCGGCCCGCCATGTGACGCTCGGCATGCCGCACAGCGAGGAGTACCGCCAGCTGGCGGAGCAGATGGCCGGTGAGGTGGAGCTGTCGGACCTCACCGCCCGTACGGACCAGGAGCTGCACGACGCGATGTGCCGCCTGGTCCGGTACGAGCAGCAGGTCTCCCGGCGCCGCCAGTCCCTCCAGCGGACGGCCGACGATTGCAGTGCGGAGATCGCGCGCAGGTACCGTGAAGGCGAAGCACAAGTAGACGACCTGCTCTCCTGACCCCGCCGCCACCGGTCCCGGGAGGAGCGCGGGCCACCTCCCGGAAGGCCGCCGCCGATGAGCACTGCCACCGTTACCGACGGGTCCGTCCCGTCCGGTATACCCCCCGTCCTCGCCGAGGTCGTGCGTTCGGGCTTCGTCGAGGGCCGGCACCGCGGATCGCTCGTGATCCTGGCGGCGGACGGCAGCGTCGAGACCGCGCTCGGCGATGTGACCTCCCCGGTCTTCCCGCGCTCCGCCAACAAGCCGATGCAGGCCGCGGCCATCCTGCGGGCGGGCCTGGACCTGTCCGGCGAGCGGCTGGCGCTGGCCGCGGCGAGCCACTCGGGCGAGGGCTTCCACCTCGACCTGGTGCAGAAGATGCTCAGCGAGCACGGCCTGTCCACGGACCAGCTGCGCACCCCGCCGGACCTGCCGCTGGACCCCGCGGAGGCGGAGACGTACCTGGCCTCCGGGCGGGTGCGCGAGTCGCTGACGATGAACTGCTCCGGCAAGCACGCCGCGATGCTGGCGGCCTGCGCCGCCAACGGCTGGCCGCTGGAGTCGTACCTCCACCTGGAGCACCCGCTCCAGCAGCTGGTGCTGGAGGCGGTGCGCTCCGCGAGCGGCGAGCGCGTCGAGCACATCGGTACGGACGGCTGCGGCGCCCCGCTGATGGCGATCTCGCTGACCGGCCTGGCCCGCTCCTTCCGGCACTTCGTGCTGGCCGACGAGGGCACGCCGGAGCGGCGGGTGGCCGACGCGATGCGCGCGCACCCGGAGTACGTGGCCGGCACCCGCCGCCCCGACACCTGGCTGATGCAGGCGGTGCCCGGCGTGCTGTCCAAGATGGGCGCGGAGGCCGTGCAGGCGGTGGCGCTGCCGGACGGGCGCGCGCTGGCGTTCAAGGTGGACGACGGGGCGACCCGTACCCTCGGCCCGATACTCGCCCGCGTCCTCGGGGAGATGGGCGTCGAGTCGCCGGTGCTGGCGCGCATCGGGGAGGCACCGCTGCTGGGCGGTGCCGAGCGCGTCGGAGAGATCCGCGCGGCCTTCTGAGGCACCAGGGTGCCCGCGGTCCCCGGGCACCCCCTCGAAATTGCCGCGACGGCGGTACAGGGCCGTGGCTACCGTACGCGCATGGACATCGAGGTGCGTACGGTCGGCGACGACGACCTGCCCGAGTGGATGCGGGCCATGGAGGTGGGCTTCCTGCGGCCGCCCGAGATCTCCGAGGACCGGATCGGATACCGCCGCGCGCGCTACGACCCCGCCCGTACGCAGGGCGCGTACGACAACGGCCGCTGTGTCGCCACGTTCCGCAGCTTCGCGCAGGAACTGACCGTCGTCGGCGGGGCACCGGTGCCCGCCGACGCCGTCTCGAACGTGACGGTCTCCCCCACCCACCGGCGGCGCGGCCTGCTCAGCCGGATGATGGCGAACGACCTGCGGCTCGCCAAGGAGCGCGGGGACGCCGTCGCCACGCTGATCGCCGCGGAGTTCCCGATCTACGGGCGGTACGGCTTCGGCCCGGCCACCTGGTTCACCGAGTGGCACATCGACGTGGCGCGCGCCGCGCTGGACCCGCGCCACGCGGGCCCGGAGTGCGGCGGCCGGGTCGACTTCGCCGACGCCGCCGAGGTCCTTGAGGCGGGTCCCGCCCTCCACGACCGGTTCCGGGCCCGGCAGCCCGGCGCGATCGACCTCTCCCACGACTGGTGGCGGGAGCTGACCGGTGTGAACCCGCGCCCGTACAACCCCGCCAAGGACCGCTTCCACGCCCTCTACCGCAGCGCGTCCGGCGAGATCGAGGGCCTGGTCTCGTACCGCGCGGACGACAAGTGGGAACGCAAGCTGCCGCAGAACACGGTCACCGTCGACCGCCTGACCGCGCTCACCCCGGCCGCCGAGCGGGCCCTGTGGCGGTTCCTGTGCTCGATCGACTGGGTCATGCACATCACGTCCGGCGTGCGCGGCCCCGACGACCTCCTGCCGTACCACCTCGGCGACCCGCGCGCGGCACGGATCGAACAGCACGCCGACTACCTGTGGATACGGCCGCTGGACGTCCCCCGGCTGCTGGAGGCCCGTACGTACCCGGCCGAGGGCTCCCTCGTCCTGGAGATCCATGACAA from Streptomyces albofaciens JCM 4342 encodes the following:
- a CDS encoding ABC transporter substrate-binding protein, with product MSTAGSGHTPGPVPTARTAPAAARTTTTAQARPGPARTEDGPMVQAGTAAAPHRAPLQRDRFRPVSRPDLDGLSLPDLRVVRREAQREEADLSYVRRLLQGRIDILRAESTRRTAPHSPLLDRLPEILTDGPSRHRSSARHVTLGMPHSEEYRQLAEQMAGEVELSDLTARTDQELHDAMCRLVRYEQQVSRRRQSLQRTADDCSAEIARRYREGEAQVDDLLS
- a CDS encoding asparaginase, which produces MSTATVTDGSVPSGIPPVLAEVVRSGFVEGRHRGSLVILAADGSVETALGDVTSPVFPRSANKPMQAAAILRAGLDLSGERLALAAASHSGEGFHLDLVQKMLSEHGLSTDQLRTPPDLPLDPAEAETYLASGRVRESLTMNCSGKHAAMLAACAANGWPLESYLHLEHPLQQLVLEAVRSASGERVEHIGTDGCGAPLMAISLTGLARSFRHFVLADEGTPERRVADAMRAHPEYVAGTRRPDTWLMQAVPGVLSKMGAEAVQAVALPDGRALAFKVDDGATRTLGPILARVLGEMGVESPVLARIGEAPLLGGAERVGEIRAAF
- a CDS encoding GNAT family N-acetyltransferase yields the protein MDIEVRTVGDDDLPEWMRAMEVGFLRPPEISEDRIGYRRARYDPARTQGAYDNGRCVATFRSFAQELTVVGGAPVPADAVSNVTVSPTHRRRGLLSRMMANDLRLAKERGDAVATLIAAEFPIYGRYGFGPATWFTEWHIDVARAALDPRHAGPECGGRVDFADAAEVLEAGPALHDRFRARQPGAIDLSHDWWRELTGVNPRPYNPAKDRFHALYRSASGEIEGLVSYRADDKWERKLPQNTVTVDRLTALTPAAERALWRFLCSIDWVMHITSGVRGPDDLLPYHLGDPRAARIEQHADYLWIRPLDVPRLLEARTYPAEGSLVLEIHDKAGLADGRYLLEATPAGATCTRTNRPAELTLDVGDFAALYLGDESAARLHALGRVTEERPGALATSDLLLHTARRPWCPDIF